From Halobacteriovorax sp. GB3, a single genomic window includes:
- a CDS encoding ABC transporter permease: MLTHFLKKMLSLIPTIVGISVISFFLIRLIPGDPVLLMLGERGADPAVYMEMKRNLGLDLPIYKQYFNYLTQVFQGELGLSIVSKRPVVEEFFSRFPATLELGICAMVFAIILGIPLGVIAAVKRNSPLDYILMGGSLTGYSMPIFWWGLILILIFSVQMGITPVSGRIEVIYDIPNLTGFYLIDTLSPTVLSEEGIAPFFSAIRHLILPSIAMGTIPLAIVARMTRSSMLEVLGQDFIRTAKAKGLSPVKVVVNHALRNALIPIVTIIGLMFGSIITGAILTETIFSWPGIGKWLVASITARDYPVIQGGLLFIASMIVFINAMVDTLYLVINPRLRK, translated from the coding sequence ATGTTGACTCACTTTCTAAAAAAAATGCTATCGCTGATCCCTACAATTGTAGGGATCTCGGTCATTTCCTTTTTTCTTATTCGACTTATTCCAGGTGATCCAGTTCTTCTCATGTTAGGAGAAAGGGGTGCAGACCCTGCTGTTTACATGGAAATGAAAAGAAACCTTGGACTTGACCTTCCAATTTATAAACAATACTTCAACTACCTCACTCAAGTGTTTCAAGGTGAGTTAGGTTTATCGATTGTCTCTAAGAGACCTGTCGTTGAAGAATTCTTTTCTCGTTTTCCGGCAACTCTTGAACTTGGAATCTGTGCAATGGTCTTTGCCATTATTCTAGGAATTCCTCTTGGAGTTATTGCGGCCGTAAAAAGAAACTCTCCCCTAGATTACATTCTCATGGGAGGATCGCTAACAGGATATTCAATGCCAATCTTTTGGTGGGGCCTTATTCTGATTCTTATCTTCTCTGTACAAATGGGAATTACACCAGTTTCGGGAAGAATTGAAGTTATCTACGATATTCCTAATCTTACAGGTTTTTATCTGATCGATACTTTGAGCCCAACGGTATTGAGTGAAGAAGGAATTGCACCATTTTTTAGTGCAATTAGACACCTTATTCTTCCATCAATTGCCATGGGAACGATTCCTCTTGCTATCGTCGCAAGAATGACAAGATCGAGTATGCTAGAAGTTCTTGGACAAGATTTTATTAGAACTGCTAAGGCCAAAGGTCTTTCTCCAGTTAAAGTTGTCGTCAATCACGCCCTTAGAAATGCACTCATTCCAATTGTAACCATTATTGGACTAATGTTTGGAAGTATCATTACAGGTGCAATTCTTACTGAGACAATTTTCTCTTGGCCAGGAATTGGAAAATGGCTTGTTGCAAGTATTACTGCGAGGGACTACCCAGTTATTCAGGGTGGACTTCTCTTTATTGCTTCAATGATCGTTTTTATTAATGCGATGGTAGACACGCTTTACCTTGTCATTAACCCAAGACTTAGAAAGTAG
- a CDS encoding L,D-transpeptidase translates to MRNTNLMALGVSALIGLSTVVSPMAYAQSEQIENQKEAEEGLSLGETYYVTANRLTVRSLNKTPLGYLNRSDKVELVDNSSDLPEGYVLVKVTYSFNYDAKGKRIRGNQYLVSSKYLSGEKNDYRNFDGKYFVIQNLATERLRVYEKQCNEDQACKHKMIMETEMVVGENTSDGGTRTYVGSYRLTEWVKFYEDGKGEYPAWYKEGYPFPPGPESGAMTWFRDKYMPEENGKPKGSMRGAFGWYAALVGPNHNSQWTHGTIGWGENKDEFILKTKKFFSNVVSDPRSHGCSRLNNEAIAFLREKLPVGTPFIKIYAKEALLDGDRLDYPERTNTWDYILTKERTSKAYSSDEQKVLERGVSQDMWLEQGRFEYDAYPNLVYYTPAKSLWGWRAKLKDRGNVYKVRKKAMRGVYFVDAGLLFDYQHPIDSEKHNKIEVGGFKDEVAPNYMWLNRKEISLDRMSWDDPEVKRKYYQK, encoded by the coding sequence ATGAGAAACACAAACCTTATGGCATTAGGCGTTAGTGCGCTTATTGGTCTATCTACAGTTGTAAGCCCTATGGCCTACGCACAATCTGAACAAATTGAAAATCAAAAGGAAGCTGAGGAAGGTCTTTCTCTTGGTGAGACTTACTATGTTACGGCGAACCGTCTAACTGTAAGATCACTAAATAAAACACCTCTTGGTTACCTAAACCGTTCTGATAAAGTTGAATTAGTCGACAATTCATCAGATCTTCCTGAAGGATATGTTCTTGTTAAAGTAACATACTCATTCAACTACGATGCTAAAGGAAAGAGAATTAGAGGGAATCAATACCTTGTTAGTTCTAAGTACCTAAGCGGTGAGAAAAATGACTACAGAAACTTTGATGGTAAGTATTTTGTTATTCAAAACTTAGCAACAGAAAGACTTAGAGTTTACGAAAAGCAGTGTAACGAAGACCAAGCATGTAAGCATAAGATGATTATGGAAACAGAAATGGTTGTCGGAGAAAATACAAGTGATGGTGGGACAAGAACTTATGTTGGATCTTACCGTCTTACTGAATGGGTTAAGTTTTACGAAGATGGTAAAGGTGAATACCCAGCTTGGTATAAAGAGGGATATCCATTTCCTCCTGGTCCAGAATCAGGTGCTATGACTTGGTTTAGAGATAAGTATATGCCAGAAGAAAATGGAAAGCCAAAAGGAAGTATGAGAGGTGCTTTTGGATGGTATGCCGCTCTTGTTGGTCCAAACCACAATTCTCAGTGGACACACGGAACGATTGGTTGGGGAGAGAACAAAGATGAGTTTATTCTTAAGACAAAGAAATTCTTTTCTAACGTTGTTTCTGATCCACGTTCACACGGTTGCTCAAGACTTAATAACGAAGCGATTGCTTTTTTAAGAGAGAAGCTTCCTGTTGGAACACCATTTATTAAAATCTATGCGAAAGAAGCACTTCTAGATGGCGATAGATTAGATTACCCAGAGAGAACAAATACTTGGGACTACATTCTAACAAAAGAGAGAACTTCAAAGGCCTACAGTTCTGATGAGCAAAAGGTTTTAGAGAGAGGTGTTTCTCAAGATATGTGGTTAGAGCAAGGAAGATTTGAATACGATGCGTATCCAAACCTTGTTTATTACACTCCTGCTAAGTCCCTTTGGGGATGGAGAGCGAAGCTCAAAGATAGAGGAAATGTTTATAAAGTGAGAAAGAAAGCAATGAGAGGGGTTTACTTCGTTGATGCTGGACTTCTTTTTGATTATCAGCACCCGATTGACTCTGAAAAGCACAACAAAATTGAAGTTGGTGGATTTAAAGATGAAGTTGCACCAAACTATATGTGGCTAAACAGAAAAGAGATCTCTCTAGACCGTATGTCTTGGGATGATCCTGAAGTGAAAAGAAAATATTACCAAAAGTAA
- a CDS encoding ABC transporter substrate-binding protein, translating into MVRNIGLLLALTGLLSACSGKKADNKTFVYCSEGSPTAFNPQVTTDGTSSNAAGQTIYNRLVEFKYGTTELTPALASSWAISDDKLTYTFNLRKDIEFHTTSYFKPTRKMNADDIIFSFNRMRSKDHPFHKVGGGNYEYFSGMAMGDIIKDVQKVDEHTVSIILSKPEAPFLANLAMPFMSVLSKEYADKLVKEDKKEDIDNYPVGTGAYVFQKYVKDNLIKYKAFDKYFEGKPKVDRLVFAITPDASVRYQKLKTGECHLVIEPSPADLQAMKENKDLKLMQAPGFNVGYLAMNTEKKPFDNVKVRKAISMALNKSSYIDAIYLGHAQVAKNPLPPTIWSYNDDIKDDEYNIAQAKELLKEAGYADGFKTTLWTLPVTRPYNPNGKKMGELMQADLAKIGIKVELISYDWPTYLKKSSDGEHEMLQMGWTGDNGDPDNFLNTLLGCSAVAAGSNYAKWCYSPFNDLVMKAKTTTDVRERTELYRQAQVVFKEQAPWVPIAHSIVFRAMSNKVGGYKIDPLGNDILKYVELK; encoded by the coding sequence ATGGTTCGTAATATCGGACTTTTGCTTGCACTAACAGGTTTACTGAGTGCTTGTTCGGGAAAGAAAGCAGATAACAAGACATTTGTATATTGTTCAGAGGGAAGCCCTACGGCCTTCAACCCACAAGTCACAACAGATGGAACTTCTAGCAACGCTGCAGGACAAACAATCTACAATAGACTTGTTGAGTTTAAATATGGAACAACAGAACTGACTCCAGCTCTAGCTAGCTCATGGGCCATCTCTGATGACAAATTAACTTACACATTCAACCTAAGAAAAGACATTGAATTTCACACGACAAGCTACTTCAAGCCTACTCGTAAGATGAATGCAGATGACATCATTTTCAGCTTTAACAGAATGAGATCTAAAGATCATCCATTCCATAAAGTTGGTGGTGGGAACTATGAATATTTTAGCGGTATGGCCATGGGCGATATTATTAAAGATGTTCAAAAAGTTGATGAGCACACTGTTTCAATCATCCTTTCAAAGCCAGAAGCTCCTTTCTTAGCAAACCTTGCCATGCCTTTTATGAGTGTTCTTTCAAAAGAGTATGCTGACAAGCTTGTTAAAGAAGACAAAAAAGAAGACATCGACAACTACCCTGTTGGAACAGGCGCCTATGTTTTCCAAAAGTATGTCAAAGACAATCTCATCAAGTACAAGGCCTTTGATAAGTACTTTGAAGGAAAGCCTAAAGTTGATCGTCTCGTTTTTGCTATCACACCAGATGCATCAGTTCGTTACCAAAAACTAAAGACTGGTGAGTGTCACCTTGTGATTGAACCATCTCCTGCAGATCTTCAAGCAATGAAAGAGAATAAAGACCTTAAATTGATGCAAGCTCCAGGGTTCAATGTTGGTTACCTAGCAATGAATACTGAGAAAAAGCCATTTGATAATGTAAAGGTTAGAAAAGCGATTTCAATGGCACTAAATAAGTCGAGCTATATTGATGCTATTTACCTTGGTCACGCTCAAGTAGCAAAGAACCCTCTTCCTCCAACGATCTGGTCATATAATGACGATATCAAAGATGATGAGTACAACATTGCTCAAGCAAAAGAACTTCTTAAAGAAGCAGGATATGCTGATGGATTTAAGACGACTCTTTGGACCCTTCCAGTTACTCGCCCATACAACCCAAATGGAAAGAAGATGGGTGAGCTTATGCAAGCTGACCTTGCGAAGATTGGAATCAAAGTTGAACTTATTAGTTACGACTGGCCAACTTACCTGAAAAAATCATCTGATGGTGAACACGAAATGCTGCAGATGGGTTGGACAGGAGACAATGGAGACCCTGACAACTTCCTCAATACGCTTCTAGGTTGTTCAGCAGTAGCTGCTGGATCAAACTATGCGAAGTGGTGTTACTCTCCATTTAACGACCTAGTAATGAAAGCAAAGACAACAACTGATGTAAGAGAGAGAACTGAACTCTACAGACAAGCACAAGTTGTTTTCAAAGAACAAGCTCCTTGGGTACCAATTGCACACTCAATTGTTTTTAGAGCTATGAGCAATAAGGTTGGAGGATATAAAATTGATCCTCTTGGTAATGATATTTTAAAATACGTAGAGCTTAAATAA